CCGGACTTTAGGTAAGTCAAGCCAAGCTGTTGCAAAATGTAGCTAAGGTATCAAACCGCATTTCAGACTAGTCACCAATCACCaataaaatggtttttatgcGGCTATATTTAAGTAGGAAATCACGGACGATTCGACTAGCTTGCGGCGTTTTAATCCTCTTTGTTATCCTCTACTTGTTAGCTTCGTATCAACGGCCAGACGGCTTCGATTTGGAGTCGCCCATTGCGGCTCGTTTATCGCACAAGGAGCGCCCCAAACTAGTCTCCGACTTGGGCAACTTTGAGCCCCGGGACTCCCAAGAGCACGAGGGGCCCGGCGAAGGGGGCAAACCCCACCACTTGCGCCAAGACCAGCAAAACGACGCCGATCAGTCCGAGTCCGAATATGGCATGAACGTTGCTTGTTCCGACGAAATCTCCCTAGACCGTACAATCCTGGACACGAGATTGTCCGAATGCAAGCACTGGAACTACCCTGAGAACCTCCCCTCGACTTCCGTGATCATAGTTTTCCACAATGAGGGCTGGTCTGTTCTCCTCCGAACAGTCCACTCGGTCATCAACCGCTCGCCGCCCAAAATCCTCAAAGAGGTGCTTCTTGTCGACGACTTCAGCGACAAGGAGAACCTCAAAACGCGCCTCGAGACCTACATTGAGCGCTTCAATGGTAAAGTTCGCTTGATCCGGAACGCTCAACGTGAAGGCCTCATCCGCACACGCTCACGGGGGGCCAAGGAAGCCACGGGGGAAGTTATCGTGTTTTTGGACGCGCATTGCGAGGTTAACACTAACTGGCTTCCGCCGCTCCTTGCCCCCATTTACCGTGACCGGAGCGTTATGACAGTCCCGGTTATTGACGGGATTGATCATAAAACTTTCGAGTATCGGCCGGTTTATGGCGAGGATCGACATTTTCGGGGCATTTTTGAATGGGGGATGCTGTACAAGGAGAATGAAGTGCCTCAGAAAGAGCTCAACACGCGTAAACATAACAGCGAACCGTACAAAAGTCCAACACATGCCGGGGGGTTGTTTGCCATCAACAGGGAGTATTTCCTAGAGTTGGGGGCATATGACCCTGGTTTGTTGGTTTGGGGTGGGGAGAATttcgaattaagttttaagaTATGGCAATGTGGGGGGAGTATCGAGTGGGTACCATGTTCCCGAGTTGGCCATGTGTATCGCAGCTTCATGCCTTATAACTTCGGTAAGTTGGCTCAGAAGAAAAAGGGACCCTTGATTACGATAAACTACAAGCGAGTGATTGAAACGTGGTTTGATGATAAGTACAAGGAGTTTTTCTATACGCGCGAACCAATGGCTCGGTTCCTCGATATGGGGGATATTAGTGAACAGTTAGCACTAAAGAAACGGCTCAACTGTAAAAGCTTTGAATGGTTTATGGAAAATGTAGCCTACGATGTTTTGGATAAGTATCCAGAGTTGCCGCCTAATATCCACT
The sequence above is a segment of the Tribolium castaneum strain GA2 chromosome 9, icTriCast1.1, whole genome shotgun sequence genome. Coding sequences within it:
- the Pgant7 gene encoding N-acetylgalactosaminyltransferase 7, whose translation is MVFMRLYLSRKSRTIRLACGVLILFVILYLLASYQRPDGFDLESPIAARLSHKERPKLVSDLGNFEPRDSQEHEGPGEGGKPHHLRQDQQNDADQSESEYGMNVACSDEISLDRTILDTRLSECKHWNYPENLPSTSVIIVFHNEGWSVLLRTVHSVINRSPPKILKEVLLVDDFSDKENLKTRLETYIERFNGKVRLIRNAQREGLIRTRSRGAKEATGEVIVFLDAHCEVNTNWLPPLLAPIYRDRSVMTVPVIDGIDHKTFEYRPVYGEDRHFRGIFEWGMLYKENEVPQKELNTRKHNSEPYKSPTHAGGLFAINREYFLELGAYDPGLLVWGGENFELSFKIWQCGGSIEWVPCSRVGHVYRSFMPYNFGKLAQKKKGPLITINYKRVIETWFDDKYKEFFYTREPMARFLDMGDISEQLALKKRLNCKSFEWFMENVAYDVLDKYPELPPNIHFGELRSVAVSKCLDTLGHGPPSLMAIQHCHGYGNNQLIRLNAKGQLGVGERCIEADAQGIKLAFCRMGTVDGPWLYDENTHTILHRVHKKCIALHPQTSHLSLMPCDINNAYQQWIFKEIRPKW